In Bradyrhizobium lablabi, one DNA window encodes the following:
- a CDS encoding aldo/keto reductase, translating into MEYLQTQGISLPRLGLGTFRMQGDACRAAVESALALGYRHIDTAEMYGNEDAIGAAIAAARIKREDLHVTTKVWNENLAPDAIGRAFDASLKKLRLDVVDLYLVHWPSKNMNLPAMFETLMKLKQEGRTRAIGVANFNIALLKTVVEEIKAPIACNQIEYHVMLDQTPMRKYLAAKSIPLVAYCPLAQGRVASDETLAAIGRKHGASAAQVALKWLLDQDGVAAIPKASRRESQKANLDAQNIGLDDEDIKAIAGLPKDKRCVSPGFAPAWD; encoded by the coding sequence ATGGAATATCTGCAAACCCAGGGCATCAGCCTGCCGCGGCTCGGGCTCGGCACTTTTCGCATGCAGGGCGATGCCTGCCGCGCCGCGGTCGAAAGTGCGCTGGCGCTCGGCTATCGGCATATCGACACCGCGGAAATGTACGGCAATGAGGACGCGATTGGGGCCGCCATTGCCGCCGCCCGGATCAAGCGTGAGGACCTGCATGTCACCACCAAAGTCTGGAACGAAAACCTCGCGCCGGACGCGATCGGCCGGGCGTTCGACGCTTCCCTGAAAAAGCTCAGGCTCGATGTGGTCGATCTCTATTTGGTGCACTGGCCCTCGAAGAACATGAACCTGCCGGCGATGTTCGAAACCCTGATGAAGCTGAAACAGGAGGGCCGTACCCGCGCCATCGGGGTTGCCAATTTCAATATCGCGCTATTGAAAACCGTGGTCGAGGAGATCAAGGCGCCGATCGCCTGCAACCAGATCGAATATCACGTGATGCTCGATCAGACCCCGATGCGAAAATATCTGGCGGCGAAATCCATCCCGCTCGTGGCCTATTGCCCGCTGGCGCAAGGCCGCGTCGCCTCCGACGAGACGCTGGCGGCGATCGGCCGCAAGCACGGCGCGAGCGCCGCGCAGGTGGCCCTAAAGTGGCTGCTCGACCAGGATGGAGTCGCCGCGATTCCGAAGGCGTCGCGCCGCGAGAGCCAGAAGGCCAATCTCGACGCGCAGAATATCGGGCTCGACGATGAGGACATCAAAGCCATTGCCGGCTTGCCGAAAGACAAGCGCTGCGTCAGTCCGGGATTCGCGCCGGCGTGGGATTAG
- a CDS encoding caspase family protein codes for MTNQMSSFWKVCLLLIAACALGCGPASAEKRVALVIGNGAYVHKPRLANPPHDAEDVAAALRRSNFEVIFGTDLGQAEMQDATIRFSRASRSADVALFYYSGHAMQFNGVNYLMPIDATLDDEADLKRFVRVDDIMNDLQQAKNLRILVLDSCRDNPFAENLKRSLGSARSVSVRQGLSKMDAPLGTIVSFSTQAGQTADDGNGRNSPYTAAFLRRIEEPKEIGDVFRDISTDVYETSGKSQLPELSLSIVGQFYLNGPVSINVTPPAQGAPLDACSAAEAHWKAADVVGTVTAYEDHIAKFPTCAFVNLAKSRLEQLKQKTALAPPGGAAQGPVGRTRKFDGTWNVTVSCAKEGAALGYVRSMTATVTDGTFHAEDTKPLLTIDGEIGADGKATLFAKGFTGGPAYTLGHEKEGTPYGYTVDAQFDGTRGTGKRNEARPCTLVFAKR; via the coding sequence ATGACGAACCAAATGAGCAGCTTTTGGAAAGTTTGCCTGCTGTTGATCGCCGCCTGCGCGCTGGGTTGCGGCCCGGCGTCAGCCGAAAAGCGGGTGGCTCTGGTCATCGGCAACGGCGCCTACGTCCATAAGCCGCGATTGGCCAATCCGCCGCACGACGCCGAGGATGTGGCGGCGGCGCTCAGAAGAAGCAATTTCGAGGTCATCTTCGGGACTGATCTTGGCCAGGCGGAGATGCAGGACGCAACGATCCGCTTCTCGCGCGCCTCAAGGAGCGCCGATGTGGCGCTGTTTTATTACAGCGGCCATGCGATGCAATTTAACGGCGTCAACTATTTGATGCCAATCGACGCAACGCTGGATGATGAGGCGGACTTAAAGCGTTTTGTCCGGGTAGACGACATCATGAATGATCTGCAGCAGGCCAAGAACCTGCGCATATTGGTGCTGGATTCGTGCCGCGATAATCCATTCGCGGAAAACCTGAAGCGGTCGCTTGGGTCGGCCAGAAGCGTGTCAGTTCGGCAGGGGCTGTCGAAAATGGACGCCCCTCTCGGCACGATCGTCTCATTCTCGACTCAAGCCGGGCAAACGGCCGATGACGGAAACGGTCGCAACAGCCCCTACACCGCGGCCTTCCTCAGGCGTATCGAGGAACCGAAGGAAATCGGCGACGTATTTCGCGATATCAGCACCGACGTTTATGAAACCAGCGGCAAATCGCAACTTCCTGAACTTTCGCTGTCGATCGTGGGGCAGTTCTATTTGAATGGGCCGGTTTCAATCAACGTGACACCTCCGGCTCAAGGCGCTCCCCTCGACGCTTGCTCGGCGGCGGAAGCACATTGGAAGGCTGCCGACGTCGTTGGCACCGTCACCGCGTACGAAGATCACATTGCCAAATTCCCAACATGCGCGTTTGTCAACCTCGCCAAATCGCGCCTTGAGCAGTTGAAGCAGAAAACGGCGCTCGCACCCCCTGGCGGGGCGGCACAAGGTCCGGTGGGCAGGACCAGGAAATTCGATGGAACGTGGAACGTGACTGTGTCCTGCGCAAAAGAAGGTGCGGCTCTCGGCTACGTCCGATCTATGACGGCTACCGTGACGGATGGGACATTTCACGCCGAGGACACCAAGCCCCTTCTCACGATCGATGGCGAGATCGGCGCGGACGGCAAGGCGACCTTGTTTGCGAAGGGCTTCACCGGCGGCCCGGCGTATACGTTAGGTCATGAAAAAGAGGGTACGCCTTACGGTTATACGGTCGATGCGCAGTTCGATGGTACGCGGGGCACCGGAAAACGGAATGAGGCTCGGCCCTGCACCCTGGTCTTCGCCAAACGTTAG